The Bos indicus x Bos taurus breed Angus x Brahman F1 hybrid chromosome 13, Bos_hybrid_MaternalHap_v2.0, whole genome shotgun sequence genome includes a region encoding these proteins:
- the LOC113903473 gene encoding uncharacterized protein LOC113903473 isoform X2, which yields MLQGLPGLREQTRSEPAPANTCQERAPRGASSSRKTGTRRKPGVGVGGQKGTNAEGSGWGGAARSGDAPPRAAQQHPAEGRAGGRPGVRPSALRTKASAAEDDGHRVPQRRPGGPWRAPRAGGRRSGRGARGRGAGIARGWRPGEPLAGATGRGVRAAPPGPARLTCDAGPGDALHHGLHGGGCGERGGAGRLPASGTPRAARRPAPSAGDTRKRAAARPRRPRPPQLLRNQT from the exons ATGCTTCAGGGTCTCCCCGGGTTACGGGAGCAAACACGCTCAGAACCAGCCCCTGCGAACACCTGTCAGGAGCGCGCACCTCGCGGGGCGTCCAGCTCCAGGAAGACCGGGACACGGAGAAAACccggggtgggtgtggggggacAGAAAGGCACAAACGCCGAGGGGAGCGGCTGGGGAGGAGCTGCGCGCTCCGGAGACGCCCCCCCACGCGCAGCCCAGCAACACCCCGCGGAAGGGCGGGCCGGGGGACGCCCGGGGGTGCGGCCATCCGCGCTCCGAACAAAAGCAAGCGCCGCTGAAGACGACGGTCACCGCGTCCCTCAGCGGAGACCCGGCGGCCCTTGGAGAGCGCCGCGGGCCGGGGGACGGAGGAGCGGTCGGGGTGCTCGGGGCCGCGGGGCTGGGATCGCCCGGGGGTGGCGCCCGGGAGAACCCTTGGCAGGGGCAACCGGGCGCGGGGTCAGGGCGGCTCCTCCCGGCCCCGCCCGACTGACCTGTGACGCTGGCCCGGGTGACGCGCTGCACCACGGCCTTCATGGCGGCGGCTGCGGCGAGCGGGGCGGCGCCGGGCGGCTTCCGGCCTCGGGGACTCCGCGGGCGGCGCGGCGGCCGGCGCCCTCTGCCGGGGATACCCGGAAGCGCGCCGCAGCGCGGCCCCGCCGGCCTCGCCCACCGCAG CTCCTCAGAAACCAGACATAA
- the LOC113903473 gene encoding uncharacterized protein LOC113903473 isoform X1 produces the protein MLQGLPGLREQTRSEPAPANTCQERAPRGASSSRKTGTRRKPGVGVGGQKGTNAEGSGWGGAARSGDAPPRAAQQHPAEGRAGGRPGVRPSALRTKASAAEDDGHRVPQRRPGGPWRAPRAGGRRSGRGARGRGAGIARGWRPGEPLAGATGRGVRAAPPGPARLTCDAGPGDALHHGLHGGGCGERGGAGRLPASGTPRAARRPAPSAGDTRKRAAARPRRPRPPQILPNSFSLFFLPLQLLRNQT, from the exons ATGCTTCAGGGTCTCCCCGGGTTACGGGAGCAAACACGCTCAGAACCAGCCCCTGCGAACACCTGTCAGGAGCGCGCACCTCGCGGGGCGTCCAGCTCCAGGAAGACCGGGACACGGAGAAAACccggggtgggtgtggggggacAGAAAGGCACAAACGCCGAGGGGAGCGGCTGGGGAGGAGCTGCGCGCTCCGGAGACGCCCCCCCACGCGCAGCCCAGCAACACCCCGCGGAAGGGCGGGCCGGGGGACGCCCGGGGGTGCGGCCATCCGCGCTCCGAACAAAAGCAAGCGCCGCTGAAGACGACGGTCACCGCGTCCCTCAGCGGAGACCCGGCGGCCCTTGGAGAGCGCCGCGGGCCGGGGGACGGAGGAGCGGTCGGGGTGCTCGGGGCCGCGGGGCTGGGATCGCCCGGGGGTGGCGCCCGGGAGAACCCTTGGCAGGGGCAACCGGGCGCGGGGTCAGGGCGGCTCCTCCCGGCCCCGCCCGACTGACCTGTGACGCTGGCCCGGGTGACGCGCTGCACCACGGCCTTCATGGCGGCGGCTGCGGCGAGCGGGGCGGCGCCGGGCGGCTTCCGGCCTCGGGGACTCCGCGGGCGGCGCGGCGGCCGGCGCCCTCTGCCGGGGATACCCGGAAGCGCGCCGCAGCGCGGCCCCGCCGGCCTCGCCCACCGCAG ATCCTCCCaaattccttttcccttttcttcctccctctgcagCTCCTCAGAAACCAGACATAA
- the SMIM26 gene encoding small integral membrane protein 26, giving the protein MDESEQGPYYTPQDASGANAGSGCPRRLFIGGGGGDAQTGRPAFTRDSEECGLRGGVMRPAQALRWYRRMSVVYGLGAWTLLGSLIFLSQKKSKPPGDKVEQKDASRNELSEPPQGFYVETIVTYREDFVPVTARIINYLKSWTSGPGPKS; this is encoded by the exons ATGGACGAGTCTGAGCAAg GTCCGTACTACACGCCCCAGGATGCATCGGGGGCCAACGCCGGAAGCGGCTGCCCAAGGCGGCTCTTCATTGGAGGCGGCGGCGGTGACGCGCAGACCGGAAGGCCCGCCTTCACCCGAGACTCGGAGGAGTGTGGTCTACGCGGCGGTGTCATGCGGCCGGCGCAAGCCCTTCGTTGGTACCGGCGGATGTCAGTCGTTTACGGACTGGGCGCCTGGACCCTGCTGGGCTCCTTGATTTTTTTGAGTCAGAAAAAGAGCAAGCCGCCAG gtgaTAAAGTAGAACAAAAGGATGCCTCAAGAAACGAACTATCTGAGCCCCCACAAGGCTTTTATGTGGAAACGATTGTCACATATAGAGAAGATTTTGTTCCAGTTACTGCCAGGATCATCAATTATTTGAAATCATGGACTAGTGGCCCTGGACCAAAATCATGA